TCTAGTTTAAGCTTTGTCGTTTCGACCATACTCTGCCAAAGCTTCGGAAGCTCGCGCAACAACGGCGTTTTTCAATTTTAGGGGCTCAGTGACTTTTACGCTCGGTGAACGGCGGAGCACAAAGGAGACTGTTGCTGCCAGGTCGGACATGGGCACGTCAGCGGCAAATTCCGACTGCCCTAGGCCTTGATCAGAGACCGGTTCGGTATCCTCTTCTTCTCCCTCATCTTCGGTGAAGAAGACCGGTTCATAGTCTGCGATCCACGTAGCATCGGCGTCGATAAGCACACTCGCCCATTCGGACGTCCCCGTTTCCGCACCAAAGGCGTGCGGATCACGGATATCGACGGGCTCTGGGCGGTGGAAAGCGGCGGGAATGTCGAGGACCTCGGCGGCCTCCAGGCGGTCGACACGGAAACTCTTCTGATGGCTGTCTTCCTGCGCCCGGTCGACGGCGCGGAGGTATGTCGTGGACTCAACTGTATAAACGTTGACACAGTCAAGTTCACGGACTGAAACCTGCCCTGAGGCATTCCGGTAACGCACCTTCAGCACTTTGCGCTGATGCAGCGCGGAGTAAATCTGCTCTGCAAAGGCAAAGGCCTTGCCATCCTCTGCGGCGGTCGAATCGATGATGGGAACGTTCGTTCCCAGGGCACTGCGGAGCTTTGTCGCGGCCGTCTGCGCGGCCTCGGAAGAGGTGGCGGCTGCGGAGTCCTCGATGGTTTCCAGGATGAGGAGCAAGGTCGCGGTCTCTTCGGCTGTGAGTGCACGCGGCTGGCTGAGCACCGTTGCATGAGGGCGAATACGGACGTCAAAGCTGTTGCGGTAATCAACTTCAAAAGCCCGCACTCCGAGGAGTCCCGGCTGGTCAATATCGGCAATCTGCTCCACGATTGCCCGAATTCGGGCAAAAGGGATGGCCAGCTCGGTTGCGGCCTCTGTCATTGAACGGTGCTGGGAAAAATACGGTACGACCGCCAGCAACTCGTCGACGCTGACAGTCGCGTCTAGCTCTCGGACTGCATGCACTGTCATTGGTTGCCCTCCAGAGTGTTCTTCGTACCATTCGATCCGCCATGGCGAGCGAGTACCTGCTCCAACCGAGCAATAATTTCCGACCGTGCCTCTTCAGGTGATTCCACAATCAAATCCGGTGCGTAACTCAAACCTGTGGACACAATCTCGCTCACAGGTGCCGCTGGCAGCTCGTAGCGGCCCTCCCCCAGCGCTGTTGCTTTCATTACGACATCAGCGCAGGTATTCGGGGTAATACGAACGACCGCCTGATACGTCTTCCCACCGCGGTGCAACATCGTTTCCGCAATCTGTTGCAAGTCACCATCGGGCATTGGCTGCGTCGCCGACGTTCCCGTATCCGACACATCGCGGATACGGCTGAGCCGGAACATACGCGCCGCCTCACGCTGCGGATCAAAACCCAGCACATAGAAGCGTCCGCGCAGGTTAATCAAACCCCACGGCTCCAGCGTGCGCAGTTCATCATCCACGCCGTACTGGCGGGAGTACCACATCTCTACCGTCCGCCGCGGCGAAGTCATTGCGGTCAGTAGCGTGCTGAAATCCGCCCTACTCATATCCACCGCATCGGCTACCACCACCGACTCATCCGGCTTCGCAATGGCACTGCGCTGCGCAAAGGACGCGAGCTTCCGCCACGCCGCCACAGCCGTCGAACTCAGTTCCTCCGAACCAAACGCCGCATTCGCCGCCTGGAACACCACCGAAGCCTCCGCTTCAGTGAACTCGGGGTCGTGCTGGGGCCACCGCAGCCTGTTCAGGCGCAGGCGCTTGACCTTATCGCCAGTGCTTGACGACGAAACCTCCACCGGGACCCCAGCTGCCAGGAGTGCTGCGGTGTCCGCACGTAAATACCGAGCCCGAGATTCCTCGGAAACACGGGAGTAACCCTCGACATGTTTGGAGATCCACGACTCGCTGACCCATCCGGTGTCGTCGGCAAGCGCCAACAGCAGCTGAACCTGGCGTTGGTTCTCACTAATCGCGGCGGTTCCGGGGTTTTCCGATACCGGTGGGACAGGCACGACTGTGGGGCTCCTTTTCCTGGGCTGTTTCCTGGGACGGAACTAGTTTTCCGGCAGCGTATCCGAGGTCTTCTTCGCAGCCGTCAGAATCTCAATCATCTCGCTGACCTCATCGTTTTCCGTGGCAAAGGGGTCGCTGAGCATAGTGGAGATGGGATCATCGCCGGAGATCTTCAGGTGTGTCCAGTCCACGACGGTCTTGAAACTGGATTCTTCAGCTGCAACGAGGAAATCACCGCGCAGCTTCGCACGAGTAGTTGGCGGTGCGGTGCGGACTGCCTCAGCGACCTGCTCATCGGTAATCCACCGCGAGGCAATGCCACGGGCTTCCAGCGCGCGGAAGATGCCGCGGCTGGGACGGATGTCGTGGTAGGCCAAGTCGATCTGATGAAGTTTGGGGTCCTCCAGAGTCAGACCGCGGTCCAAGTAGCGCTTCATTAGCGAGTACTTAATGGCCCAGTCAATGTCGTGCTCAATGAGAGACCAGTCACCGGTTTCCACGGCATCCAGTGCGCGACCCCACAGCTCGACAATGCGGCCCATTTCCTCGTTGGACGTGCCGGCACCGGCAATGCCCTTGTCTTCGTTGACCATGTTTTCTTCGCGGACCTTCAGCCACTGCGCCGCAGCGTCCAGGAACTCGCGCTGAATCTGCAGCGCGGTGGCAGTTTCGCCACTGCGCAGTGGAATCTCGGCCTTCCCCGTCATATCGCGGCTCACCGCACGGATGGACTTGATCTCGTTGGCGACCTCGAAGTCCGGCAACTTCACGCCAGCTTCAATCATCTCCAGGACCAACTGAGTGGAGCCAATTTTGAGTGCAGTCGTCGTCTCACTCATGTTGGAGTCGCCCACGATGACGTGCAAGCGGCGGAATCGGTTGGAGTCCGCGTGTGGCTCATCGCGAGTGTTAATAATCGGTCGGGAGCGCGTCGTTGCACTGGAGACACCCTCCCACACATGATCCGCGCGCTGCGAGAAGCAGTACTGAATCGGATCGTTGTGATACGGCGAGGTTGGGTACGGCAGGAAAATCTTCCCCGCCCCGCAAATGAGCTGTCGCGTAACCAAGAAAGGTAGCAGCAGCTTGGACAGGGACTTCAGCCCCAGTTCACGTCCAACCAGGTAGTTTTCGTGACAACCGTAGGAGTTACCGACGGTATCAACGTTGTTCTTCAGCAGGTAGACCTTGCCACCGATGCCCTCGTCAGCAAGCTCTGCTTCAGCCCTTTCGGCGAGCTCGTTCAAGATGACCTCGCCCGAGCGGTCATACGCGACCAGCTGCGAGACAGAATCGCACTCAGCGGTGGCGTACTCCGGGTGGCTTCCGACATCGAGGTACATACGACCAGCATTGGGGGTGAAAATGTTGGTTGCCCCGTACTTGGCGATCACCGGTCGGAACATGTAGCGGGCAATCTCATCCGGCCCCAGGCGACGCGAGCCATCCAACGTCAGAGTGATGCCGAACTCGGTCTCAATGCCGGTGATGCGTCGGGTCAACGCCTGTGCTGGTACCTGCTGGTCAGTCACTTCTTACTGGCCGCCCTTCTGGACGTACGAACGCACGAACTCCTCGGCGTTGTTCTCCAGCAGACCATCAATTTCATCCAACAGGTCGTCAGCAGCTGCAACGTGCTCCTGTGCCTGACCGCCGCCAGCGACCTCGCCGAACTCTTCCTCGTCGCCTCCGCCGGAACCGCCGCCGAAAACCTGAGTGTTACCAGCCATGATATTGCTCCTTAAAAATGAACTTTTGAGTATTACTGCCTATTACCGCACTATGCGTGTCTATTGTTCGCGGACAGCTCCGAGCGTACGCAGATGCTCGACCACCTCGGCCACTGTCTCTGCCGACTCCAACACCTCACCGCAATCAGCGGCAGTGAAACGGTCAACTTCATCCAGCGTAATGTAGGCCAGCGTAATTCCAGGCGACTCCACGTCACGAGTGCGCCGATACCCCCCCGAAGTGTCCACCACTAAGCTGGTCCAACTGCCCGCGACGACATCCTTGCCAAAGCGGCGCAGAATGCCACCGCGCACATACGCACGCGTAGATTCCGGTGCGTATTCAACCGCGCGGTCGACTTCTTCCTCGGTCACGAGCGTGCGCATCGAACCGCGGCGCACCAGCGCATGGTACAGCCCACGACCAGGGTCAATATCCGAGTACTGAATATCAATCAACGCCAACTTTGGGTGATCCCAGCCCGCGCCCAGGCGGGTACGCAAGCCCTCCATGAGGTTGTATTTCGCCACCCAATCCAGCAGGTGGGCTGCCTTGCGGGGGTCGTCGGCAAGCACGTCGAGCACTTCACGCCAGAGCTTGACGACGTCGCCTTGCTGGTCGTAGCTCGCCACGCGACGCAGGTACTCGTACTGCATTTCGACCGCGGACATCCAGGTGACATGGTCCGCCAGCTGCAGCTTCTCGGTGCAGGTCAGGTCTCGGGAGACCTTATGGACCGCCTCGACGGGGTTGCGGAGCTGCAGATCGTCGAAACGCACACCGTCCTCGATGGCATCAATGACCAAACCTGTGGTGCCCAGCTTGAGGAAGGTGGCGACCTCACTCATGTTGGCATCACCGATGATGACGTGCAGGCGGCGGAAGCGATCGGAGTCGGCGTGTGGTTCATCGCGGGTGTTGATGATGCCGCGGTTCAACGTGGTCTCCAGCGAGACTTCAGTCTCGATGTAGTCCGCGCGCTGCGAAATCTGGAAACCCGACTCCTGCCCTATCTGGCCCAGACCGACGCGACCAGCGCCCGTAAACACCTGGCGGGTGACGAAGAACGGTGTCAGACCGGCGACAATGTCATCGAACTCGGTTTCCCGGGAGAAAAGGTAGTTCTCGTGGGCGCCATACGAGGCACCCTTGCCATCGACATTGTTGCGGTAGAGCTTGAGCACCGGGCCGGGGTTGCCTTCGGCATCGGTGGCTTCTGCGGCAAGCTGAGCTGCCCGCAGCATAATCTTGTCACCTGCACGGTCAGCGATGACCGCTTCGCGGGCAGTTGCCGTCTCCGGTGAGGAGTATTCCGGGTGTGCGTGGTCGACGTAGAAACGGGCACCATTCTGCACCAGCAGGTTTGCAGCGCCGACGGCGTTTGGATCCACAATCGGTGGCTGGTGGTAGCGGCGCAGGTCAAAGCCACGGCTGTCGCGCAATGGCGACTCCGGTGCGTAGTCCCAGCGGATGCGCCCCGACAGGCCCTCCTCCTGCTCGTGCGCGAAAGCCAGCACGGCCTGCGTGGAGGTGAGAATCGGGCTGACATCCGGGTTGTCCGGGCTGGAAATGCCGTACTCAATTTCAGTGCCGAAGAAGCGGCTCGGCTGTGCTGGGTTTGCAGCAGAGTTAGTAGCAGACTTCGCAGCGGAATTAGCCATGGCGAATCACCTCGACCGAGGCAACGCGCGCCGCGGGACGACCGGAGATACGAGCCCACTCATCCGGGTTCGAGGTGTTCGGCAGGTCCTCGTTCTGCGCGAACTCCTCCG
The nucleotide sequence above comes from Corynebacterium amycolatum. Encoded proteins:
- a CDS encoding helix-turn-helix transcriptional regulator gives rise to the protein MTVHAVRELDATVSVDELLAVVPYFSQHRSMTEAATELAIPFARIRAIVEQIADIDQPGLLGVRAFEVDYRNSFDVRIRPHATVLSQPRALTAEETATLLLILETIEDSAAATSSEAAQTAATKLRSALGTNVPIIDSTAAEDGKAFAFAEQIYSALHQRKVLKVRYRNASGQVSVRELDCVNVYTVESTTYLRAVDRAQEDSHQKSFRVDRLEAAEVLDIPAAFHRPEPVDIRDPHAFGAETGTSEWASVLIDADATWIADYEPVFFTEDEGEEEDTEPVSDQGLGQSEFAADVPMSDLAATVSFVLRRSPSVKVTEPLKLKNAVVARASEALAEYGRNDKA
- the pafA gene encoding Pup--protein ligase, with protein sequence MTDQQVPAQALTRRITGIETEFGITLTLDGSRRLGPDEIARYMFRPVIAKYGATNIFTPNAGRMYLDVGSHPEYATAECDSVSQLVAYDRSGEVILNELAERAEAELADEGIGGKVYLLKNNVDTVGNSYGCHENYLVGRELGLKSLSKLLLPFLVTRQLICGAGKIFLPYPTSPYHNDPIQYCFSQRADHVWEGVSSATTRSRPIINTRDEPHADSNRFRRLHVIVGDSNMSETTTALKIGSTQLVLEMIEAGVKLPDFEVANEIKSIRAVSRDMTGKAEIPLRSGETATALQIQREFLDAAAQWLKVREENMVNEDKGIAGAGTSNEEMGRIVELWGRALDAVETGDWSLIEHDIDWAIKYSLMKRYLDRGLTLEDPKLHQIDLAYHDIRPSRGIFRALEARGIASRWITDEQVAEAVRTAPPTTRAKLRGDFLVAAEESSFKTVVDWTHLKISGDDPISTMLSDPFATENDEVSEMIEILTAAKKTSDTLPEN
- a CDS encoding ubiquitin-like protein Pup encodes the protein MAGNTQVFGGGSGGGDEEEFGEVAGGGQAQEHVAAADDLLDEIDGLLENNAEEFVRSYVQKGGQ
- a CDS encoding helix-turn-helix transcriptional regulator translates to MPVPPVSENPGTAAISENQRQVQLLLALADDTGWVSESWISKHVEGYSRVSEESRARYLRADTAALLAAGVPVEVSSSSTGDKVKRLRLNRLRWPQHDPEFTEAEASVVFQAANAAFGSEELSSTAVAAWRKLASFAQRSAIAKPDESVVVADAVDMSRADFSTLLTAMTSPRRTVEMWYSRQYGVDDELRTLEPWGLINLRGRFYVLGFDPQREAARMFRLSRIRDVSDTGTSATQPMPDGDLQQIAETMLHRGGKTYQAVVRITPNTCADVVMKATALGEGRYELPAAPVSEIVSTGLSYAPDLIVESPEEARSEIIARLEQVLARHGGSNGTKNTLEGNQ
- the dop gene encoding depupylase/deamidase Dop, with protein sequence MANSAAKSATNSAANPAQPSRFFGTEIEYGISSPDNPDVSPILTSTQAVLAFAHEQEEGLSGRIRWDYAPESPLRDSRGFDLRRYHQPPIVDPNAVGAANLLVQNGARFYVDHAHPEYSSPETATAREAVIADRAGDKIMLRAAQLAAEATDAEGNPGPVLKLYRNNVDGKGASYGAHENYLFSRETEFDDIVAGLTPFFVTRQVFTGAGRVGLGQIGQESGFQISQRADYIETEVSLETTLNRGIINTRDEPHADSDRFRRLHVIIGDANMSEVATFLKLGTTGLVIDAIEDGVRFDDLQLRNPVEAVHKVSRDLTCTEKLQLADHVTWMSAVEMQYEYLRRVASYDQQGDVVKLWREVLDVLADDPRKAAHLLDWVAKYNLMEGLRTRLGAGWDHPKLALIDIQYSDIDPGRGLYHALVRRGSMRTLVTEEEVDRAVEYAPESTRAYVRGGILRRFGKDVVAGSWTSLVVDTSGGYRRTRDVESPGITLAYITLDEVDRFTAADCGEVLESAETVAEVVEHLRTLGAVREQ